In Callospermophilus lateralis isolate mCalLat2 chromosome 18, mCalLat2.hap1, whole genome shotgun sequence, one DNA window encodes the following:
- the Rabac1 gene encoding prenylated Rab acceptor protein 1 — protein MAGQKDQQKDDEAEGLSATILLPKLIPSGAGREWLERRRATIRPWGTFVDQQRFSRPRNLGELCQRLIRNVEYYQSNYVFVFLGLILYCVMTSPMLLVALAVFFGACYILYLRTLQSKLVLFGREVSPAHQYALAGGVSFPFFWLAGAGSAVFWVLGATLVVIGFHAAFHQIEAVDGEELQMEPV, from the exons ATGGCGGGCCAGAAGGATCAGCAGAAGGATGACGAGGCGGAAGGGCTGAGCGCCAC GATCCTGCTGCCAAAGCTGATTCCCTCTGGCGCCGGCCGTGAGTGGCTGGAGCGGCGCCGAGCGACCATCCGGCCCTGGGGCACCTTCGTGGACCAGCAGCGCTTCTCGCGACCCCGCAACCTGGGTGAGCTGTGCCAGCGCCTGATACGCAATGTCGAGTACTACCAGAGCAACTACGTGTTCGTGTTCCTGGGCCTCATCCTGTACTGCGT GATGACATCCCCTATGCTGCTGGTGGCCCTGGCTGTCTTCTTTGGAGCCTGTTACATTCTCTACCTGCGTACACTGCAGTCCAAGCTTGTGCTCTTTG GCCGAGAGGTGAGCCCCGCTCATCAGTacgctctggctggaggtgtctccTTCCCCTTCTTCTGGCTGGCCGGTGCAGGCTCCGCTGTCTTCTGGGTCCTGG GAGCCACCCTGGTGGTCATTGGCTTCCATGCTGCCTTCCACCAGATCGAGGCTGTGGACGGGGAGGAGCTGCAGATGGAGCCAGTGTGA